In Populus alba chromosome 9, ASM523922v2, whole genome shotgun sequence, a genomic segment contains:
- the LOC118058764 gene encoding uncharacterized protein — MEKSKGSSSGSTSTEKIMTSGGNGQVLDGSDIMELVGNEEVFTSFVDHKFQELDRDRDGKLSLKELEPAVADIGAALGLPAQGSSPDSDHIFAEVLNEFTHGKQERVSKTEFKEVLSDFLLGMASGLKRDPIVILRIDGEDLLEFINGPDYEAEMVLLFSQLESPDGSLHDHIVKVLEQLTVDQGMPPSSDSWVMSNIVEPALQSCTGQDHDKPLSQETFLAEFRKVAETVAQHLKEQPVIVAHCENTFDGSGIRRLLSNKFELDKTLNTATENAPKDRNGKISKEYLRVALDAVAPSAGLPPIGAIQEMDEVIGEVFKMMNADDGKLVKEDEFKKTLTEIMGSIMLQLESNPVSISSNSVVHEPLASSTTLLQPSS, encoded by the exons ATGGAGAAGAGTAAGGGTAGCAGTAGCGGTAGCACAAGCACAGAAAAGATAATGACAAGTGGGGGAAATGGACAGGTTTTAGACGGTTCAGATATAATGGAGTTGGTTGGGAATGAAGAGGTGTTTACCAGTTTTGTGGATCATAAGTTCCAAGAGCTCGATAGGGATAGAGATGGTAAGCTCTCTTTGAAAGAACTTGAACCTGCCGTTGCTGATATTGGCGCTGCCCTAGGCTTGCCTGCTCAGGGTTCATCTCCTGATTCTGATCATATCTTCGCCGAG gTTCTAAATGAATTCACACATGGCAAGCAAGAGAGAGTGAGCAAGACTGAGTTCAAAGAAGTTCTATCAGATTTTCTTCTAGGCATGGCTTCTGGTTTGAAGCGAGACCCCATAGTGATCCTCCGTATTGATGGAGAAGACCTCTTAGAGTTCATCAATGGACCAGATTATGAAGCAGAAATGGTGCTCTTGTTTTCACAGTTAGAATCACCTGATGGATCTCTCCATGACCACATTGTCAAAGTTTTGGAACAACTTACAGTAGATCAAGGGATGCCCCCGTCTTCAGATTCTTGG GTAATGAGCAACATTGTGGAACCAGCTTTACAATCTTGTACTGGTCAAGATCATGACAAGCCGCTTTCTCAAGAGACATTCCTGGCGGAGTTCAGGAAAGTGGCGGAGACTGTAGCTCAACATCTCAAAGAGCAGCCTGTGATTGTTGCACACTGTGAAAACACCTTTGATGGAAGTGGAATTAGGAGACTATTATCCAACAAATTTGAATTAGACAAG ACACTAAACACAGCAACGGAGAATGCCCCAAAGGATCGCAATGGGAAAATATCTAAGGAGTATTTGCGTGTGGCACTAGATGCGGTCGCTCCGTCAGCTGGCCTGCCTCCAATCGGTGCGATCCAAGAG ATGGACGAGGTTATAGGCGAAGTGTTTAAGATGATGAATGCAGATGATGGGAAACTGGTTAAAGAGGATGAGTTTAAGAAGACGTTGACTGAAATCATGGGAAGCATAATGTTGCAGTTAGAGAGCAACCCCGTCTCCATTTCTTCAAATTCTGTTGTCCATGAGCCCCTCGCTTCCTCCACTACACTTTTGCAGCCATCTTCCTAG
- the LOC118058765 gene encoding uncharacterized protein, whose translation MAGYTEGDEENLFRANKIQRFATTPTAEVVKNEKGMKKQKSTILSEILGLEDLVSLTVWRASVAELIGTAVLVFTLDTIVISTIQIETKTPNLVLSILAAIIITILILATFPISGGHINPLVTFAALLTGLVSLSKAIIYVLAQCVGGIFGALALKAVVNSEIQQTFSLGGCTLTVVAPGPDGQSTVIGLETSQALWLEIICGFVFLFASVWMAFDRRQAKALGRVNVFIIIGVVLGLLVYISTTVTATKGYTGAGLNPARCLGPAIVRGGHLWDGHWVFWVGPGIASVIFALYTKLIPPQLSHTIE comes from the exons ATGGCTGGATATACTGAGGGTGATGAAGAAAACCTCTTTAGGGCTAACAAAATACAACGTTTTGCCACTACACCAAC GGCAGAGGTAGTTAAGAACGAGAAGGGGATGAAGAAGCAAAAATCCACTATATTGAGCGAGATATTGGGCTTGGAAGACCTTGTTTCTTTGACG GTATGGAGAGCATCGGTGGCAGAGCTCATAGGCACAGCTGTTCTTGTTTTTACATTGGACACCATCGTTATTTCAACTATTCAGATCGAGACAAAAACACCAAACCTCGTATTATCAATTCTTGCTGCCATCATTATCACAATTCTCATACTAGCTACCTTTCCCATTTCTGGTGGCCACATCAATCCTCTTGTAACCTTCGCTGCCTTGCTAACTGGCCTTGTTTCTCTGTCAAAAGCTATCATCTATGTTTTGGCTCAATGTGTTGGTGGCATTTTTGGTGCCCTAGCGCTAAAAGCTGTGGTAAACAGCGAAATTCAACAAACCTTTTCACTTGGTGGCTGCACCCTCACCGTCGTTGCTCCAGGGCCAGATGGGCAGAGTACTGTGATAGGCTTGGAGACAAGCCAGGCCCTTTGGCTGGAGATAATTTGTgggtttgtgtttctttttgctTCAGTGTGGATGGCCTTCGATCGACGCCAAGCGAAGGCTTTAGGCAGGGTTAATGTTTTTATCATCATCGGAGTAGTCTTGGGTCTTCTTGTTTACATTTCAACCACTGTCACGGCTACGAAAGGCTATACtggggctgggctgaacccagcaagGTGTTTAGGGCCAGCAATTGTTAGAGGGGGCCATCTTTGGGATGGTCATTGGGTATTCTGGGTTGGGCCTGGTATTGCTTCTGTGATTTTTGCTCTCTACACAAAGCTAATTCCACCTCAGCTCTCCCACACAATAGAATAG
- the LOC118058766 gene encoding uncharacterized protein, with protein sequence MLLWIHSDLAYRDVMMRGDDELDVLQIGFYWKIGFLNKTLVESVEADVLQFKEDTCKQKRTMSGYAGAIPDEESLESGNRNQPFATTPMAEALKNEGGKTKQITWREILGLEDLLSLTVWRASVAELVGTAVLVFALDTIVISTIQTGTSMPNLILSTLVAIIITILLLATFPISGGHINPLITFAAFLTGLISPSKTFIYILAQCVGAIFGALALKAVVNREIQQTFSLGGCTITIVAPGPDGQSTVTGLETSQALWLEIICGFVFLFASVWMALDHRQAKGLGRVSVFIIGGIVLGLLVFVSTTVTATKGYAGAGLNPARCLGPAIVRGGHLWNGHWVFWVGPAIACMAFAVYTKIIPRQLAHTIE encoded by the exons ATGCTTTTATGGATTCACTCTGACCTTGCCTACAGGGACGTCATGATGAGGGGAGATGACGAACTTGATGTTTTACAGATAGGGTTCTATTGGAAAATTGGCTTTCTTAATAAAACATTAGTAGAAAGTGTCGAGGCAGACGTCCTGCAG TTCAAAGAGGACACATGCAAACAGAAGAGAACGATGTCTGGATATGCAGGGGCTATTCCGGACGAAGAAAGCCTCGAGAGTGGAAATAGAAACCAACCTTTTGCCACCACGCCAAT GGCAGAGGCACTTAAGAACGAGGGAGGGAAGACTAAGCAAATTACATGGAGAGAAATATTGGGCTTAGAAGACCTTCTCTCTTTGACG GTATGGAGAGCATCAGTAGCAGAGCTAGTGGGAACAGCTGTTCTTGTTTTTGCTTTGGACACCATAGTGATTTCCACGATTCAGACAGGGACGAGCATGCCCAACCTTATACTGTCAACCCTTGTTGCCATCATTATCACAATTCTCCTACTAGCTACCTTTCCCATTTCTGGTGGCCACATCAATCCTCTTATCACCTTCGCTGCCTTCTTAACTGGCCTTATTTCCCCTTCAAAAACTTTTATCTACATATTGGCCCAGTGCGTTGGTGCCATTTTTGGTGCCCTGGCACTAAAAGCTGTGGTAAACAGAGAAATTCAACAAACCTTTTCACTTGGTGGCTGTACCATCACCATTGTTGCTCCAGGGCCAGATGGGCAGAGTACTGTGACAGGCTTGGAGACAAGCCAGGCCCTTTGGCTGGAGATAATTTGTgggtttgtgtttctttttgccTCAGTGTGGATGGCCTTGGATCATCGCCAAGCCAAGGGCTTAGGCCGAGTTAGTGTTTTCATCATCGGGGGAATAGTCTTAGGCCTTCTCGTGTTTGTTTCCACCACAGTCACTGCTACGAAAGGTTATGCAGGGGCAGGGCTGAACCCAGCTAGGTGTTTGGGTCCGGCGATTGTAAGAGGAGGTCATCTTTGGAATGGGCATTGGGTGTTCTGGGTTGGACCAGCTATTGCATGCATGGCCTTCGCCGTGTACACGAAGATCATTCCACGCCAACTTGCCCACACCATAGAATAA
- the LOC118058767 gene encoding aquaporin PIP1-2, with product MPNLILSTLVAIIITILLLAIFPISGGHINPIITFAAFLTGLISLSKTFIYILAQCVGAIFGALALKAVVNSEIEKTYSLGGCTLTIVAPGPHGPTVIGLETSQALWLEIICGFVFLFASVWMAFDHRQAKGLGRVSVFIIVGTVLGLLVFVSTTVTATKGYAGAGLNPARCLGPAIVRGGHLWNGHWVFWVGPAIACVAFAVYTKIIPRQLAHTIE from the coding sequence ATGCCCAACCTTATACTGTCAACCCTTGTTGCCATCATTATCACAATTCTCCTACTAGCTATCTTTCCCATTTCTGGTGGCCACATCAATCCTATTATCACCTTCGCTGCCTTCTTAACTGGCCTTATTTccctttcaaaaacttttatcTACATATTGGCCCAGTGCGTTGGTGCCATTTTTGGTGCCCTGGCACTGAAAGCTGTGGTAAACAgcgaaattgaaaaaacatattcacTCGGAGGCTGTACCCTCACAATTGTTGCACCAGGGCCACATGGACCGACTGTGATAGGCTTGGAGACAAGCCAGGCCCTCTGGCTGGAGATAATTTGTgggtttgtgtttctttttgccTCAGTGTGGATGGCCTTCGATCATCGTCAAGCCAAGGGCTTAGGCCGAGTTAGTGTTTTCATCATCGTGGGAACAGTCTTAGGCCTTCTCGTGTTTGTTTCCACCACAGTCACCGCTACGAAAGGTTATGCAGGGGCAGGGCTGAACCCGGCTAGGTGTTTGGGTCCGGCAATTGTAAGAGGAGGTCATCTTTGGAATGGACATTGGGTGTTCTGGGTTGGACCAGCTATTGCATGCGTGGCCTTCGCCGTGTACACGAAGATCATTCCTCGCCAACTTGCCCACACCATAGAATAA
- the LOC118058768 gene encoding uncharacterized protein has translation MAGNAGVVQDEEIGYGGNKVQPFASTPRPSKTERGKRDSSALSRILGLDELVSLNVWRASLAEVFGTAVLVFAMDTIVISSYETQTKTPNLIMATLIAITVAILLLATFPISGGHINPAITLSAMFAGLITASRAAIYILAQCIGAILGALALKAVVNSTIEQTFSLGGCTLKIVAPGPSGPVAIGLETGQALWLEIICTFVFLFSSIYIAFDRRQAIALGRVVFCSIIGLVVGLLVFISTTVTATKGYAGVGMNPARCLGPALVRGGHLWKGHWVFWVGPLVASVTFSLYTKMIPREHLIGAESK, from the exons ATGGCAGGAAACGCAGGAGTTGTTCAGGATGAAGAAATTGGTTATGGAGGGAACAAGGTCCAACCTTTTGCCTCTACGCCAAG GCCGTCAAAAACTGAGAGAGGGAAGCGAGATTCCTCTGCATTGAGCAGGATTCTGGGCTTGGATGAACTTGTTTCTTTGAAT GTGTGGAGAGCATCCTTGGCAGAGGTTTTTGGCACAGCAGTCCTAGTCTTTGCAATGGACACTATCGTAATTTCCTCCTACGAGACCCAAACCAAAACACCAAACCTTATAATGGCAACCTTAATAGCCATAACAGTTGCAATTCTCCTCCTAGCCACGTTTCCCATTTCCGGCGGCCACATCAACCCGGCCATCACTTTATCGGCTATGTTTGCAGGCCTTATCACTGCTTCACGCGCCGCCATATACATCTTGGCTCAATGCATTGGAGCCATACTAGGTGCACTAGCTCTGAAAGCTGTGGTTAATAGCACCATAGAGCAAACATTTTCACTTGGAGGCTGTACTCTGAAAATTGTTGCACCAGGACCAAGTGGGCCTGTTGCTATAGGGCTCGAGACGGGCCAGGCCCTTTGGCTGGAGATAATTTGTACATTTGTCTTTCTATTTTCTTCGATATATATCGCATTTGACAGGCGGCAAGCCATAGCCCTGGGCCGAGTTGTTTTTTGCTCAATAATTGGGCTGGTAGTGGGCCTTCTCGTGTTCATCTCGACAACGGTGACCGCAACCAAAGGCTATGCCGGAGTTGGGATGAACCCAGCTAGATGTTTAGGTCCGGCACTCGTTAGAGGTGGTCATCTGTGGAAGGGGCATTGGGTGTTTTGGGTTGGGCCTCTAGTTGCCAGCGTGACGTTTTCACTCTACACCAAGATGATTCCACGGGAACACCTCATTGGAGCAGAATCAAAATAG
- the LOC118058772 gene encoding 5'-methylthioadenosine nucleosidase isoform X4, with amino-acid sequence MAPHGEGSEEAMVVQDENRKPISSILIVIAMQTEAMPIVNKLQLKEDLDSVFPKGVPWVRYHGVYKDLHINLVWPGKDSTLGVDSVGTVSASLVTYAAIQALQPDLIINAGTAGSFKVKGASITDVFLASDVAFHDRRIPIPVFDLYGVGSRQSFSTPNLLKELNLKAGKLSTGDSLDISPQEEASIVANDATVKDMEKWD; translated from the exons ATGGCTCCTCATGGTGAGGGATCAGAGGAAGCCATGGTTGTTCAAGATGAGAATCGCAAACCCATCTCCTCCATCCTTATCGTCATCG CTATGCAAACAGAAGCCATGCCTATTGTTAACAAGCTTCAGCTCAAAGAGGACCTTGATTCTGT GTTTCCAAAAGGGGTGCCTTGGGTCAGATATCATGGCGTTTACAAAGATCTCCATATCAACTTAGTATGGCCTGGAAAGGATTCAACTCTGG GGGTTGATAGTGTGGGCACAGTTTCTGCATCTCTTGTGACCTATGCCGCTATCCAAGCATTACAGCCAGACTTAATTATTAATGCAGGCACTGCTGGTAGTTTTAAG GTCAAAGGAGCATCCATCACTGATGTGTTTCTTGCATCTGACGTTGCTTTCCATGACAGAAGAATACCTATTCCT GTTTTTGATCTCTATGGAGTTGGCTCAAGGCAGTCCTTCTCAACGCCTAATCTCTTGAAGGAGCTTAACCTAAAG GCTGGGAAATTATCTACTGGAGACTCTCTGGATATTTCCCCACAAGAAGAAGCATCAATTGTTGCAAATGATGCTACAGTTAAGGACATGGAG AAATGGGACTGA
- the LOC118058772 gene encoding 5'-methylthioadenosine nucleosidase isoform X1: protein MAPHGEGSEEAMVVQDENRKPISSILIVIAMQTEAMPIVNKLQLKEDLDSVFPKGVPWVRYHGVYKDLHINLVWPGKDSTLGVDSVGTVSASLVTYAAIQALQPDLIINAGTAGSFKVKGASITDVFLASDVAFHDRRIPIPVFDLYGVGSRQSFSTPNLLKELNLKAGKLSTGDSLDISPQEEASIVANDATVKDMEGAAVAYVADLLKVPAIFIKAVTDIVDGDKPTAEEFLQNLAAVTAALDQAVTQAVDFINGKCLSEL, encoded by the exons ATGGCTCCTCATGGTGAGGGATCAGAGGAAGCCATGGTTGTTCAAGATGAGAATCGCAAACCCATCTCCTCCATCCTTATCGTCATCG CTATGCAAACAGAAGCCATGCCTATTGTTAACAAGCTTCAGCTCAAAGAGGACCTTGATTCTGT GTTTCCAAAAGGGGTGCCTTGGGTCAGATATCATGGCGTTTACAAAGATCTCCATATCAACTTAGTATGGCCTGGAAAGGATTCAACTCTGG GGGTTGATAGTGTGGGCACAGTTTCTGCATCTCTTGTGACCTATGCCGCTATCCAAGCATTACAGCCAGACTTAATTATTAATGCAGGCACTGCTGGTAGTTTTAAG GTCAAAGGAGCATCCATCACTGATGTGTTTCTTGCATCTGACGTTGCTTTCCATGACAGAAGAATACCTATTCCT GTTTTTGATCTCTATGGAGTTGGCTCAAGGCAGTCCTTCTCAACGCCTAATCTCTTGAAGGAGCTTAACCTAAAG GCTGGGAAATTATCTACTGGAGACTCTCTGGATATTTCCCCACAAGAAGAAGCATCAATTGTTGCAAATGATGCTACAGTTAAGGACATGGAG GGAGCTGCTGTTGCTTATGTGGCTGATCTTTTAAAAGTCCCTGCAATATTCATAAAAGCTGTGACTGACATAGTGGATGGTGACAAGCCAACTGCAGAGGAGTTCTTGCAGAATCTGGCTGCAGTGACTGCTGCACTTGACCAGGCAGTCACCCAAGCAGTTGATTTCATTAATGGAAAGTGTCTCTCCGAACTTTGA
- the LOC118058772 gene encoding 5'-methylthioadenosine nucleosidase isoform X3 — MAPHGEGSEEAMVVQDENRKPISSILIVIAMQTEAMPIVNKLQLKEDLDSVFPKGVPWVRYHGVYKDLHINLVWPGKDSTLGVDSVGTVSASLVTYAAIQALQPDLIINAGTAGSFKVKGASITDVFLASDVAFHDRRIPIPVFDLYGVGSRQSFSTPNLLKELNLKAGKLSTGDSLDISPQEEASIVANDATVKDMEKKWD, encoded by the exons ATGGCTCCTCATGGTGAGGGATCAGAGGAAGCCATGGTTGTTCAAGATGAGAATCGCAAACCCATCTCCTCCATCCTTATCGTCATCG CTATGCAAACAGAAGCCATGCCTATTGTTAACAAGCTTCAGCTCAAAGAGGACCTTGATTCTGT GTTTCCAAAAGGGGTGCCTTGGGTCAGATATCATGGCGTTTACAAAGATCTCCATATCAACTTAGTATGGCCTGGAAAGGATTCAACTCTGG GGGTTGATAGTGTGGGCACAGTTTCTGCATCTCTTGTGACCTATGCCGCTATCCAAGCATTACAGCCAGACTTAATTATTAATGCAGGCACTGCTGGTAGTTTTAAG GTCAAAGGAGCATCCATCACTGATGTGTTTCTTGCATCTGACGTTGCTTTCCATGACAGAAGAATACCTATTCCT GTTTTTGATCTCTATGGAGTTGGCTCAAGGCAGTCCTTCTCAACGCCTAATCTCTTGAAGGAGCTTAACCTAAAG GCTGGGAAATTATCTACTGGAGACTCTCTGGATATTTCCCCACAAGAAGAAGCATCAATTGTTGCAAATGATGCTACAGTTAAGGACATGGAG AAGAAATGGGACTGA
- the LOC118058772 gene encoding 5'-methylthioadenosine nucleosidase isoform X2, with translation MAPHGEGSEEAMVVQDENRKPISSILIVIAMQTEAMPIVNKLQLKEDLDSVFPKGVPWVRYHGVYKDLHINLVWPGKDSTLGVDSVGTVSASLVTYAAIQALQPDLIINAGTAGSFKVFDLYGVGSRQSFSTPNLLKELNLKAGKLSTGDSLDISPQEEASIVANDATVKDMEGAAVAYVADLLKVPAIFIKAVTDIVDGDKPTAEEFLQNLAAVTAALDQAVTQAVDFINGKCLSEL, from the exons ATGGCTCCTCATGGTGAGGGATCAGAGGAAGCCATGGTTGTTCAAGATGAGAATCGCAAACCCATCTCCTCCATCCTTATCGTCATCG CTATGCAAACAGAAGCCATGCCTATTGTTAACAAGCTTCAGCTCAAAGAGGACCTTGATTCTGT GTTTCCAAAAGGGGTGCCTTGGGTCAGATATCATGGCGTTTACAAAGATCTCCATATCAACTTAGTATGGCCTGGAAAGGATTCAACTCTGG GGGTTGATAGTGTGGGCACAGTTTCTGCATCTCTTGTGACCTATGCCGCTATCCAAGCATTACAGCCAGACTTAATTATTAATGCAGGCACTGCTGGTAGTTTTAAG GTTTTTGATCTCTATGGAGTTGGCTCAAGGCAGTCCTTCTCAACGCCTAATCTCTTGAAGGAGCTTAACCTAAAG GCTGGGAAATTATCTACTGGAGACTCTCTGGATATTTCCCCACAAGAAGAAGCATCAATTGTTGCAAATGATGCTACAGTTAAGGACATGGAG GGAGCTGCTGTTGCTTATGTGGCTGATCTTTTAAAAGTCCCTGCAATATTCATAAAAGCTGTGACTGACATAGTGGATGGTGACAAGCCAACTGCAGAGGAGTTCTTGCAGAATCTGGCTGCAGTGACTGCTGCACTTGACCAGGCAGTCACCCAAGCAGTTGATTTCATTAATGGAAAGTGTCTCTCCGAACTTTGA
- the LOC118058769 gene encoding type III polyketide synthase B isoform X1: MVYEQIVQGGLTTKANPGKATILALGKAFPHQLVMQEFLVDGYFKNTNCDDLELKQKLTRLCKTTTVKTRYVVMSDEILKKYPELAIEGLPTVKQRLDICNDAVTRMAIDASRACIKKWGRPVSDITHLVYVSSSEARLPGGDLYLAGGLGLSPETQRVMLYFAGCSGGVAGLRVAKDIAENNPGSRVLLATSETTIIGFKPPSADRPYDLVGVALFGDGAGAMIVGTDPTPVTESPLFELHTAIQNFLPNTEKTIDGRLTEEGISFKLSRELPQIIEDNIEGFCHKLIGDAGLTDKDYNKMFWAVHPGGPAILNRMEKRFDLLPDKLNASRTALMDFGNASSNTIVYVLEYMIEECRKMKAGSENCDWGLILAFGPGITFEGILARNLAM; the protein is encoded by the exons ATGGTGTATGAACAGATCGTGCAAGGAGGCTTGACAACAAAGGCCAATCCTGGCAAAGCTACAATTCTGGCTCTTGGCAAGGCATTCCCTCACCAGCTAGTCATGCAAGAGTTTCTGGTTGATGGATATTTCAAAAACACCAATTGTGATGATTTGGAGCTCAAGCAGAAGCTAACTCGACTCT GCAAAACAACGACTGTGAAAACTAGGTATGTGGTCATGTCAGATGAGATACTAAAGAAATATCCTGAACTTGCCATTGAAGGCCTCCCTACTGTCAAGCAGCGATTAGATATCTGTAACGATGCTGTCACACGGATGGCTATTGATGCTTCACGGGCTTGCATCAAGAAATGGGGCAGACCTGTATCTGATATAACTCACTTGGTCTATGTCTCATCGAGTGAAGCTAGGCTACCAGGAGGCGACCTTTACCTAGCAGGAGGTCTTGGGCTCAGCCCTGAAACACAGCGGGTTATGCTATACTTTGCAGGTTGCTCTGGAGGTGTCGCTGGCCTTCGCGTTGCCAAGGATATTGCTGAGAACAATCCTGGAAGTAGAGTTTTACTGGCTACTTCTGAAACTACTATTATCGGGTTCAAACCACCAAGTGCAGATAGACCGTATGATCTAGTCGGGGTCGCACTCTTTGGGGATGGTGCTGGAGCTATGATAGTAGGCACAGATCCAACTCCGGTCACCGAAAGCCCTCTCTTTGAGCTTCATACAGCAATCCAGAATTTCTTGCCAAACACTGAAAAGACTATTGATGGGAGGCTAACAGAGGAGGGTATCAGCTTCAAGCTATCAAGGGAGCTTCCTCAAATAATTGAAGATAACATCGAGGGATTCTGTCACAAGTTGATAGGAGACGCCGGACTGACCGACAAGGATTACAACAAGATGTTTTGGGCAGTCCATCCAGGCGGGCCCGCAATCTTGAATCGGATGGAAAAGAGATTTGATTTGCTGCCTGACAAACTAAATGCTAGTAGAACAGCTCTAATGGACTTCGGCAATGCTAGCAGCAACACCATTGTGTATGTGCTGGAGTACATGATAGAAGAATGCAGGAAGATGAAGGCAGGCTCTGAAAATTGTGATTGGGGCCTGATACTGGCTTTCGGACCTGGAATTACCTTCGAGGGTATTCTTGCAAGAAACCTAGCCATGTAA
- the LOC118058769 gene encoding type III polyketide synthase B isoform X2, which yields MSDEILKKYPELAIEGLPTVKQRLDICNDAVTRMAIDASRACIKKWGRPVSDITHLVYVSSSEARLPGGDLYLAGGLGLSPETQRVMLYFAGCSGGVAGLRVAKDIAENNPGSRVLLATSETTIIGFKPPSADRPYDLVGVALFGDGAGAMIVGTDPTPVTESPLFELHTAIQNFLPNTEKTIDGRLTEEGISFKLSRELPQIIEDNIEGFCHKLIGDAGLTDKDYNKMFWAVHPGGPAILNRMEKRFDLLPDKLNASRTALMDFGNASSNTIVYVLEYMIEECRKMKAGSENCDWGLILAFGPGITFEGILARNLAM from the coding sequence ATGTCAGATGAGATACTAAAGAAATATCCTGAACTTGCCATTGAAGGCCTCCCTACTGTCAAGCAGCGATTAGATATCTGTAACGATGCTGTCACACGGATGGCTATTGATGCTTCACGGGCTTGCATCAAGAAATGGGGCAGACCTGTATCTGATATAACTCACTTGGTCTATGTCTCATCGAGTGAAGCTAGGCTACCAGGAGGCGACCTTTACCTAGCAGGAGGTCTTGGGCTCAGCCCTGAAACACAGCGGGTTATGCTATACTTTGCAGGTTGCTCTGGAGGTGTCGCTGGCCTTCGCGTTGCCAAGGATATTGCTGAGAACAATCCTGGAAGTAGAGTTTTACTGGCTACTTCTGAAACTACTATTATCGGGTTCAAACCACCAAGTGCAGATAGACCGTATGATCTAGTCGGGGTCGCACTCTTTGGGGATGGTGCTGGAGCTATGATAGTAGGCACAGATCCAACTCCGGTCACCGAAAGCCCTCTCTTTGAGCTTCATACAGCAATCCAGAATTTCTTGCCAAACACTGAAAAGACTATTGATGGGAGGCTAACAGAGGAGGGTATCAGCTTCAAGCTATCAAGGGAGCTTCCTCAAATAATTGAAGATAACATCGAGGGATTCTGTCACAAGTTGATAGGAGACGCCGGACTGACCGACAAGGATTACAACAAGATGTTTTGGGCAGTCCATCCAGGCGGGCCCGCAATCTTGAATCGGATGGAAAAGAGATTTGATTTGCTGCCTGACAAACTAAATGCTAGTAGAACAGCTCTAATGGACTTCGGCAATGCTAGCAGCAACACCATTGTGTATGTGCTGGAGTACATGATAGAAGAATGCAGGAAGATGAAGGCAGGCTCTGAAAATTGTGATTGGGGCCTGATACTGGCTTTCGGACCTGGAATTACCTTCGAGGGTATTCTTGCAAGAAACCTAGCCATGTAA